A segment of the Candidatus Eisenbacteria bacterium genome:
AGATGGAGCAGTAGAAGTTCGCAGCCTCTTCGGCTTCCTTGTCGTACCAGAGAAATGGCGTGATCTTCGGCATGGGATGACTCCTTGTCGTTGCGGCCGGCGCTCGTGGACTCGAAACGATGCTACGTGAGCCGGATCAGGAACGGAAGAAGAGGCTTCCGATCGCCGCGATGCCGAAGGCCGTGATGATCGAGCCCGACACGCGGTTCACCCAGCGGAGTCCGCGCTCGTCGAATCGCGAGCGAACGAGGCTCACGGCTCCGCTCAGCGTGAGCCACCAGAGCGCCGAGCCCACGAAGACTCCGAGCACGAGCCCCGCCGCGGAGAGCGGCTCCGGGTGCGTGGTTCCGAGTCCAAGCGCGGCGAACAC
Coding sequences within it:
- a CDS encoding LysE family transporter, with protein sequence LGARTFLARPADRAAEADSAGSRSGARRAGWLGAFASTFLLTLTNPMTILSFVAVFAALGLGTTHPEPLSAAGLVLGVFVGSALWWLTLSGAVSLVRSRFDERGLRWVNRVSGSIITAFGIAAIGSLFFRS